GAAATTGCCGACATCAACACCTAGTCCACCTCCCACTCCACCGCCTATACCACTACCGAAACCACTGCCTGTGCCTGTACCACTGCCTGAGCCTGTCCCCTTTCCACCTGTTCCCTTTCCTGTCGGTTTTTCCCATTTCAGAATATCTTTTTTGTTCAGTTTTGTAGTTTTAGTCATTACCTTACTTGCTACAATATCGCCTGACTTTACAACATCAGCACTTTTTTTTGTTTCTGCAGGCTGGACTATTTTCTCGGCAGAAATAGTATCGCCAGCGCCACCTTCCCCTGTTCCACCTATATCTCCACCACCCACACCACCGCCACCACCAATGCTACCGCCAATCACCTGTATTGGGATATAATATATTTTTGAGGAAGTTGGTTTAGCAAAAAAAGAGATACATAAAAAAAACAAAAAATGGAGTGAAACCGAAACAACAAAACTGAATTTTATATCGGTCATTTTGGTTTTTTAGGTGGGGCGAGATATTCCTTTGCCGGTCGGGCTTCAGGTGTTTTAGGATGATTTTTTACAATATCTTCAAAAACTTTAATCGCTTCTGATTCCTGTTTCAGTTTCAGCAGTGCATATGCTTTTTTTAATTTCGCAGTTGCAATTTTTTCTACTTTGGGATACGAAGTAATCAATGTATTAAAATTTTGTACTGCTTTCTCATAATCATCTTTATTATAATAACATACCCCTATCCAGAATTGTGCATTCGGAGTCAATGTCCCGTTCGGATACTGTTGTATGTATTCCTGAAAACCAGCAATCGCTAAATCATAATTTTTCATTGTGTAGTCGGTATATGCAGCACCGTAGATTTGTGTTGGCGTGGGTTTGGTCTCTTCAATCTTTTTGGTTACTACTTCCGAGAGCAGTTTCAGTTTATTAGTAAAATCAACATTTGTATCTTCCAACTTCTGCCCGAATACTACAAACTTTTCGTTTGTCTCGCCAATCCGTTCAAAAAGCGATTTGATATTTGAGTTCAGGTCTTCCATCTGGACTGACAGGTCTGCTTGATTTTTTTGCATATCAGAAAGCTGGTTTTGCAGGTTGGTTATTTCGGTTTGGAGTGAAGTGATTTTTGTCTGAAGTGTAATAACATCTTTCTGGGTTGCAATACAACCAGAAAAAAACAGGTAAAAGGTAGAAGGTAGAAGGTAGAAGGTTAAAATATTTTGCCATAATTTTGATTTTAACTTTTTACTTTTAACCTGCCCCATTTTAACCTTTAACCTTTAACCTTTTATTTTTCTGTTTCCGGGATTCTACCAAGCATTTCAGCACGCCGATTTTTTGACCACGCATTCTCGTCATGCCCGAAATCTACCGGTTTTTCTTCACCATATGAAATCGTAGCAATCCGGTTACCTTTTATACCAAGTTTAAGCAGATAACTTCGGACTGCTTTTGCTCGGCGGTCACCAAGCGCTAAATTGTAATCAATAGTGCCGCGCTCATCACAATGCCCTTCTACAACAATCTCTACATCATTGTTTTCTTTAAGCCATTTTGCATTTTTGGATAGCGTTTCTCTCGCATCTGCTCTTAATCTTGCATCGTCATAATCAAAATAGACCGTCTCAAGTTGTGGCACTTTTCTGTACTCTTTACCTCGTAAAGACGGCTCTTCCGCAGGCACAGGCTCTATCACTTCCGGCGGTTTCACCGGTTCTATCGGTTTAACAACCGGTTTTTTAGCGCATCCGAAAAAGATAGAAAGTAGCGAGTAGCAGGTCGCAAGTAGCAAAAACCAATTCCAACTTTTTACTTCCCTTTTAACTTGCATTTCCACCTCCTAAATTTTGACATTTTTTTAACCATTTTAGGTTGCCCCTTGTTGAATTAGTGTTCCAAAACCTTTTTCTAACGCTTTCATCACTTCTTCATGTCGCTTTTCACTCATTTTCAATAATTCAACTATTTCCATGTGTTGCTGCTTTAATGTTTCTATTACATCCCTGTGTCGCTGCTCTGCTCTTTCATCCATCTTTAATGTCCTTTCATCCATCTTTAATGTCCTTTCATCCATCTTTAATATCCTTTCATCCATCTTTGAAAAAAGTTCCTTTAACAGTCCTCTTGTTGCTCTGCCATTATACCAAGCATAAACCGTAAACATCAATGCAATTATTGTAATTGCTGTTAATGTGTCCATATCTCCCCCTTTTTTGACGGCAATTAAAAATTAAAAGTAGCCGTGAACTTTCAGTTCACGATTTACTTTACCACGATTACGACTTTCGTGGTAAAGTAACTGCTGGGGTTTTTTAACAAGTTCATTATAAGAAATTTTCTTATTTTTGTCAACAAAAATCTTTAATACCCTAATTTTTTAATATAAGTGTCCTTGTAGTATCTTTTTAATATCTCGTGATATTTGTAGCCCTTTTCTGCCATCCCAGCAGCGCCTGATTGACACAATCCGACAGCGTGTCCCCAGCCGGCACCCCAGAATATAAAATACTCCGGTAGCCCGTTTTTTTTACCATAGCAATCAACTATAAAATTTGTAGACCGCAGCCGACCTAACACAATCTGGCGAATAAGGTTTTCTTTTTCAATTTCAATTTTGTTATTTGTCCCTTCTATAACTAAATGGTTTATATGTCCGGAAGCCGACCGTTTGATTGGAATTATTTTTTTGATACTGCCGGGATTGTAAGTTTGGTTGAGTTGTTCAGTTAATTCTTCCTGTGAAACAACCCGTATCCATCTGCTTTCTGCATAGTATGTATATTTTGATGGTGCACAGAATATTTCTGGCGGATGCTTAATCCATTTATCAAAATGAACTAAATCAGTTGGGAATCTAATTTCTGCATCAATAACACCTTGTAAATATGCTTCATCACTCCAGCCATTGAGTTCTTTTGAGGATTGGGTATGTCCTGAACAATTTGAAGAATAAAGCGTGTGTGCGATTTTACCGTTATATTCCAGAATCTCGCTTCGGGTATTATCAACCGCTTTTTTTGTTGATGATGTTTCTTGTTTCACACCTTTATAAACCTGACAGTGCTGGTCATCACACAAATCAAAATTATCTTTTTTATGTGGTTTAGAAATATTTTTTTTATAAAGTGCCTCGCTTCTCGCGATAACTGCCTGAGATTTTAACGCCTCTTCAGGCCAGGAGGAAATCATTTCAGACGGCAAAACAGAATAAAGATACTCTTCAATATTGACGATATTTATCAACGAGAAACCAACTGACGATACTGAAACCTCAAAGAAACCGCGATATTCTCTATCTGAAACGCCCGCCCACGCAAACCCTTGAGCATATTTTATATCCTGAATAATCAAGGTAGAATTCTTTTGGTTGGGTTTAATAATAACTTTTGCTGATTTAAAAATATTAGATGGGACTGAATAGCGATTCAATATAAAAATCTCTTTTGGCTTTATATAAAATACTTTTTTGCCATCTGTAAGGATTTCAGCACCTTTTTCAGCCCACAGTTTTATCTCTTCAACATTTTTTAATAGCCCTATTCGTAGAACCGGTATTGTTTCAGGTTTAGCAGCGGGTAAAACAATACTCCCTTCTGAAATTCTTTTTGGTGGACTAATTTCTTCCGGTTTTTTGGTAATAAGTGCTAAAAGTGTTTGTTTGTTTATTTGTGCTTCTTTTAATGTGGGTTTATATTTAAGAGTGTTGTATATTCTTTGAACGAGTTGTCATATTGTTTTACAGTATAATAGAGTCGGGCAAGTTTTATTCTGGCTTCAATAAAATTGTAATCCAGTTTGAGCGTATTTTTATAATGCTTTATAGCTTCATCAAATTTTTGTTGATTATTTCTAATCTCGCCAAGAAAAAATTCTGCTGCT
This Elusimicrobiota bacterium DNA region includes the following protein-coding sequences:
- the ybgF gene encoding tol-pal system protein YbgF — encoded protein: MGQVKSKKLKSKLWQNILTFYLLPSTFYLFFSGCIATQKDVITLQTKITSLQTEITNLQNQLSDMQKNQADLSVQMEDLNSNIKSLFERIGETNEKFVVFGQKLEDTNVDFTNKLKLLSEVVTKKIEETKPTPTQIYGAAYTDYTMKNYDLAIAGFQEYIQQYPNGTLTPNAQFWIGVCYYNKDDYEKAVQNFNTLITSYPKVEKIATAKLKKAYALLKLKQESEAIKVFEDIVKNHPKTPEARPAKEYLAPPKKPK
- the pal gene encoding peptidoglycan-associated lipoprotein Pal gives rise to the protein MQVKREVKSWNWFLLLATCYSLLSIFFGCAKKPVVKPIEPVKPPEVIEPVPAEEPSLRGKEYRKVPQLETVYFDYDDARLRADARETLSKNAKWLKENNDVEIVVEGHCDERGTIDYNLALGDRRAKAVRSYLLKLGIKGNRIATISYGEEKPVDFGHDENAWSKNRRAEMLGRIPETEK
- a CDS encoding SpoIID/LytB domain-containing protein — encoded protein: MNRYSVPSNIFKSAKVIIKPNQKNSTLIIQDIKYAQGFAWAGVSDREYRGFFEVSVSSVGFSLINIVNIEEYLYSVLPSEMISSWPEEALKSQAVIARSEALYKKNISKPHKKDNFDLCDDQHCQVYKGVKQETSSTKKAVDNTRSEILEYNGKIAHTLYSSNCSGHTQSSKELNGWSDEAYLQGVIDAEIRFPTDLVHFDKWIKHPPEIFCAPSKYTYYAESRWIRVVSQEELTEQLNQTYNPGSIKKIIPIKRSASGHINHLVIEGTNNKIEIEKENLIRQIVLGRLRSTNFIVDCYGKKNGLPEYFIFWGAGWGHAVGLCQSGAAGMAEKGYKYHEILKRYYKDTYIKKLGY
- a CDS encoding TonB family protein: MTDIKFSFVVSVSLHFLFFLCISFFAKPTSSKIYYIPIQVIGGSIGGGGGVGGGDIGGTGEGGAGDTISAEKIVQPAETKKSADVVKSGDIVASKVMTKTTKLNKKDILKWEKPTGKGTGGKGTGSGSGTGTGSGFGSGIGGGVGGGLGVDVGNFPYIGYVNILRNKVAQNWNPAPYTSAGVKKVLVYFRILKNGKIENLTIKESAGVSYIDRSAIRAITNSSPFPPLPVGFPDSSLGVYFMFELSGS